The proteins below come from a single Comamonas antarctica genomic window:
- a CDS encoding TonB-dependent receptor domain-containing protein, which yields MTETVVTAARAPQSAEQLLADLSVIDRATIEASGATGVADLLVRVPGIQMVRNGGIGNTTSLMLRGADTAYTAVYIDGVRFSSQSGSGGPSWESIPLAMIDRIEVLRGPAAAIYGSDAMGGVVQIFTRRGEQAPTGSLSLGLGSNGTRRAQAGISGVHQAWDYALDIASERSDGFDVRPSRNPDRDGYDSLSGAARLGWRIDARHRLSASLLASDMDAAYDNSPRLGVDDRAKHRMHAAGLDWSAQWSERWSSQLALNTSEDRYETTPTPYLTTTQLRGLSWQNQWRLGAQSLSATLERREDALQNAPIDRKRAQNALALGYQWHAGAQHLQAQLRHDDDSEFGGKNTGSLSYGYDLTPRWRATATAATAFRAPTLFQRFSSYGSAALTPENGRNLELGLRYQAGRDAFSATAYRNRISDQVSFQTGARGCASSQGCYVSVAQAEYQGVTLAGSTHAAGTRWHASLDFNAARDGATGLYLARRPRQFGTLGASRSIAGWQWAADVQWSARRYDDAANTRVLGGYALWNLSATRQLARDWKLLARLDNAFDKYYETAATYATEGRRFFMSLQWTSTP from the coding sequence ATGACCGAAACCGTGGTCACGGCCGCACGCGCGCCGCAGTCCGCCGAGCAACTGCTGGCCGACCTGTCGGTGATCGACCGCGCGACCATCGAGGCCAGTGGCGCCACCGGGGTCGCCGATCTGCTGGTGCGCGTGCCAGGCATACAGATGGTGCGCAATGGCGGCATCGGCAACACCACCAGCCTGATGCTGCGCGGCGCCGACACGGCCTATACCGCGGTTTATATCGACGGCGTGCGCTTTTCCTCGCAAAGCGGCAGCGGCGGCCCGAGCTGGGAAAGCATTCCGCTGGCCATGATCGATCGCATCGAAGTGCTGCGCGGACCCGCGGCCGCGATCTACGGCTCCGATGCGATGGGCGGCGTGGTGCAGATCTTCACGCGCCGTGGCGAGCAGGCACCGACAGGGTCCTTGTCGCTGGGTCTGGGCTCGAACGGCACGCGGCGCGCTCAAGCCGGCATCAGCGGCGTGCATCAGGCCTGGGACTATGCGCTGGATATCGCCAGCGAGCGCAGCGACGGATTCGACGTGCGCCCCAGCCGCAACCCTGACCGCGACGGCTATGACAGCCTGTCGGGCGCGGCCCGCCTGGGCTGGCGCATCGATGCGCGCCACCGGCTGAGTGCTTCGCTGCTGGCCAGCGACATGGATGCGGCCTACGACAACAGTCCGCGGCTTGGCGTGGATGACCGCGCAAAGCACCGCATGCATGCTGCGGGCCTGGACTGGAGCGCGCAGTGGAGCGAGCGCTGGAGCAGCCAGCTGGCGCTGAACACGTCGGAAGACCGGTATGAAACCACGCCCACGCCCTATCTGACCACCACGCAGCTGCGCGGCTTGTCGTGGCAGAACCAGTGGCGCCTGGGCGCCCAGAGCCTCTCGGCCACGCTGGAGCGGCGCGAAGACGCGCTGCAGAATGCGCCCATCGACCGCAAGCGCGCGCAGAACGCGCTCGCACTCGGCTACCAGTGGCATGCGGGCGCGCAGCACCTCCAGGCCCAGCTGCGGCATGACGATGACAGCGAGTTCGGCGGCAAGAACACCGGCAGCCTGAGCTATGGCTACGATCTCACGCCGCGGTGGCGTGCGACGGCGACGGCGGCAACGGCGTTTCGCGCGCCGACGCTCTTCCAGCGTTTCAGCAGTTACGGCAGCGCCGCGCTGACCCCGGAAAACGGCCGCAACCTGGAACTGGGCCTGCGTTACCAGGCCGGGCGCGACGCGTTTTCCGCCACCGCGTATCGCAACCGCATCAGCGACCAGGTATCGTTCCAGACCGGTGCGCGCGGCTGTGCGAGTTCGCAAGGCTGCTATGTCAGTGTCGCCCAGGCCGAATACCAGGGCGTGACGCTGGCCGGTTCCACCCATGCCGCCGGCACACGCTGGCATGCGTCGCTGGACTTCAACGCGGCGCGCGATGGCGCCACCGGCCTGTACCTGGCGCGCCGCCCGCGCCAGTTCGGCACGCTGGGCGCAAGCCGCAGCATTGCCGGCTGGCAGTGGGCTGCCGATGTGCAGTGGAGCGCGCGCCGTTACGACGATGCCGCCAACACCCGCGTGCTGGGCGGGTATGCG
- a CDS encoding DUF904 domain-containing protein — protein sequence MSAPSPLDLISDRVERLLLRHEELQRTNALLAEQVAALTQERDSLRSRLSAARARVDALIERLPSNEGAGA from the coding sequence ATGTCTGCCCCGTCACCCCTCGACCTTATCTCCGACCGCGTGGAGCGACTTTTGTTGCGCCACGAGGAGCTCCAGCGCACCAACGCCCTGCTTGCCGAGCAGGTTGCAGCCTTGACCCAGGAGCGCGATTCGCTGCGTTCGCGGCTGAGCGCGGCGCGGGCCCGCGTCGATGCGTTGATCGAGCGCCTGCCCAGCAACGAAGGGGCCGGCGCATGA
- a CDS encoding cell division protein ZapA: MKQLDVQILHQNYLLSCPEGHEERLLEAVDRVNDTMGRIRDAGKVRSRERVAVLAALNMAFDIVTLERRPAPAAAEPEPVPETSAEDEAWAQAAMIQQQADAQRIVALLERLDQALEADAQLL, from the coding sequence ATGAAGCAGCTCGATGTCCAGATCCTGCACCAGAACTACCTGCTGAGCTGCCCCGAGGGCCACGAGGAGCGGCTGCTTGAAGCGGTGGACCGTGTCAACGACACCATGGGCCGCATCCGCGACGCCGGCAAGGTGCGCTCGCGCGAACGCGTGGCCGTGCTGGCTGCGCTCAACATGGCCTTCGACATCGTGACGCTGGAGCGCAGACCCGCGCCCGCGGCTGCCGAACCTGAACCCGTGCCTGAAACCAGCGCGGAAGACGAAGCCTGGGCCCAGGCGGCAATGATCCAGCAGCAGGCCGATGCGCAACGCATCGTGGCCCTGCTCGAGCGCCTCGATCAGGCGCTTGAAGCCGACGCGCAACTGCTGTAA